A stretch of Myxococcus virescens DNA encodes these proteins:
- a CDS encoding ferritin-like domain-containing protein: MPDALRQFVAETWVFRRQEELEAGLRFARLAGALEQLATPETLVELARRAAEDERRHAGMCELMARTYGQAVMPTVPLVARETAPQALGFRERVLYEVVAACCISETESTAGLTSVLAVDGPPRVRAVLRDILRDEVAHSRLGWAYLAHAAQSGSVAFLSPYLPAMLEESVSPRLFAKGLSDAEGAMLLAHGVLPHARKLEVFIQALHDVVFPGLERCGVDTTPGRQWVEHCRRSGA; the protein is encoded by the coding sequence ATGCCAGACGCGCTCCGGCAGTTCGTCGCGGAGACCTGGGTCTTCCGCAGGCAGGAGGAGCTGGAGGCGGGGCTGCGCTTCGCCCGATTGGCGGGAGCGCTCGAGCAACTGGCCACGCCTGAGACGCTGGTGGAACTCGCGCGCCGCGCTGCGGAGGACGAACGGCGCCACGCGGGCATGTGCGAGCTGATGGCGCGCACCTACGGACAAGCGGTCATGCCCACTGTTCCCCTGGTCGCGCGGGAGACTGCTCCGCAAGCCCTCGGCTTCCGCGAGCGCGTGCTCTACGAAGTCGTCGCCGCCTGCTGCATCTCGGAGACGGAGAGCACGGCCGGGTTGACCTCGGTGCTGGCCGTGGATGGACCACCCCGGGTGCGCGCGGTGCTTCGAGACATCCTTCGGGACGAGGTCGCGCACAGCCGGCTGGGGTGGGCCTACCTCGCGCATGCAGCCCAATCGGGCTCCGTGGCGTTCCTGTCGCCGTACCTGCCTGCGATGCTGGAGGAAAGCGTGTCGCCCAGGCTCTTCGCGAAGGGCCTGTCCGATGCGGAGGGGGCCATGCTCCTGGCGCACGGCGTGTTGCCGCATGCGCGCAAGCTCGAGGTGTTCATCCAGGCCCTGCACGACGTCGTCTTTCCCGGGCTGGAACGGTGCGGAGTGGACACCACTCCTGGACGGCAGTGGGTGGAGCATTGTCGTCGGTCGGGAGCCTAG
- a CDS encoding TonB C-terminal domain-containing protein, with amino-acid sequence MRRLGGAALASLVIHVGLLLLLGSVDPPERAPRRAVTSKPLAVDIVTTPPVLTPPPPPRQPAPSASTPRPKGKQVRKTPAGDGLVAAPSPAPLDAPDTGAAPETIASPPDAPRRPQQLQVGAEPLPSFLVPGGAPLDGPRTPSGRTLRPGDPAPSREQLAAQEEAIVAGRVEEFIVDEQAQLRVANGLIDPYFSRLREALEKGLEDAPVFPGTSLVNQAGTAWASRASSFGAAGNPGDGPPPKAPTTTERLYDLQQRAGDESMERPRLLAHAGQELQHLATGGGSKLVVTLELTQEVDGTLRDAKLVSLSGNPAYDAYVLNAIPASLAKLAAPPAGARGVRADGIRTLWAVEGRVVYLRKLKELKGQDAWYIAATSAAGILAGRFEETTGEIEVIDFRNPRFVCRSHLLRVY; translated from the coding sequence ATGCGACGACTCGGCGGGGCCGCGCTGGCATCGCTCGTCATCCACGTGGGGCTGCTCTTGCTGCTTGGGTCTGTCGACCCGCCGGAGCGCGCACCTCGCCGGGCCGTCACGTCGAAGCCGCTCGCGGTGGACATCGTCACCACGCCACCTGTGCTGACGCCTCCACCTCCCCCGCGGCAGCCTGCACCTTCGGCGTCCACGCCTCGTCCCAAGGGAAAGCAGGTGAGAAAGACACCGGCCGGGGATGGCCTCGTCGCAGCGCCATCCCCTGCCCCTCTCGACGCACCCGACACGGGTGCTGCGCCGGAGACCATCGCATCGCCGCCGGACGCCCCGCGCAGGCCACAACAACTCCAGGTTGGCGCCGAGCCCCTGCCCTCGTTCCTGGTGCCAGGAGGAGCGCCGCTCGACGGTCCAAGGACTCCGAGTGGACGCACGTTGCGCCCTGGTGACCCGGCCCCTTCCCGTGAGCAGCTCGCCGCGCAGGAGGAGGCCATCGTCGCGGGGCGTGTGGAGGAATTCATCGTCGACGAGCAGGCCCAGCTTCGCGTCGCCAACGGTCTCATCGACCCGTATTTCAGCCGCCTTCGGGAGGCGCTTGAGAAGGGCCTCGAGGATGCGCCGGTATTCCCTGGAACCAGCCTGGTGAATCAGGCAGGGACCGCCTGGGCTTCCCGAGCCAGCAGCTTCGGAGCGGCTGGCAATCCAGGAGACGGCCCACCGCCGAAGGCGCCCACCACGACCGAACGGCTCTACGACCTCCAGCAGCGCGCCGGAGACGAATCCATGGAGCGTCCACGCCTCTTGGCCCATGCGGGTCAGGAGCTCCAACATCTGGCCACGGGTGGCGGCTCGAAGCTCGTCGTGACGCTGGAGCTGACGCAGGAAGTGGATGGCACCCTGCGCGATGCGAAGCTCGTCTCGTTGAGTGGCAACCCGGCCTACGACGCCTACGTCCTGAACGCCATTCCGGCGTCACTGGCGAAGCTCGCTGCGCCACCCGCCGGCGCGCGAGGTGTCCGAGCCGACGGCATCCGTACCTTGTGGGCGGTGGAAGGCCGCGTCGTGTACCTGCGCAAGCTCAAGGAACTGAAGGGACAGGACGCCTGGTACATCGCCGCGACGAGCGCTGCTGGCATCCTGGCCGGACGCTTCGAGGAGACGACGGGCGAAATCGAGGTCATCGACTTCCGCAACCCACGGTTCGTGTGCCGGTCCCACTTGTTGCGCGTCTACTGA
- a CDS encoding fatty acid desaturase family protein: MPSQAAPDFDISSVDVDGFHRELKALREQLDASLGEADAAHLRKIERWGRAATALGAATCWLAPNPLSAAALSVGRSTRWLLMHHVGHRGYDRVPGLPASRTGKGFAKGSRRYLDWLDWMLPEAWVFEHNVLHHSHTGEDADPDLLERNAEGTLRNPERPLALRYAQLALLALTWRASYYAPETLSSLRRKGRRKGGELTREELKELLLSCYLPYSAVQFGLFPALYLVLGPWASFSAFCNSVMADVLTSLHTFLVVGPNHTGEDLYRFDSKPESRGERYVQQVIGSANYRTGGDLNDFAHLWLNYQIEHHIWPDLPMLKYREVQPQVKALCEKYGIPYVQESVWTRAKKMVDVVVGKTSMRKLAPKRQAHDAGVSAAAAPAA, translated from the coding sequence ATGCCGTCCCAGGCTGCCCCCGACTTCGACATTTCTTCCGTGGACGTGGATGGGTTTCACCGTGAGTTGAAGGCGCTTCGTGAGCAACTGGACGCATCGCTGGGTGAGGCGGATGCGGCGCACCTCCGGAAAATCGAGCGCTGGGGTCGGGCGGCGACCGCGCTGGGGGCGGCGACCTGCTGGCTGGCGCCGAATCCGCTCAGCGCGGCGGCGCTCAGTGTCGGGCGGTCCACGCGTTGGCTGCTGATGCACCACGTGGGGCATCGGGGCTACGACCGGGTGCCGGGGCTTCCGGCGTCTCGCACGGGGAAGGGGTTCGCGAAGGGGAGCCGCCGCTATCTGGACTGGCTCGACTGGATGCTGCCGGAGGCCTGGGTGTTCGAGCACAACGTGCTGCACCACTCGCACACTGGCGAGGATGCGGACCCCGACCTCCTGGAGCGCAACGCGGAGGGGACGCTGCGCAACCCGGAGCGCCCGCTGGCGCTGCGGTACGCGCAGCTCGCGCTGCTCGCGCTGACGTGGCGGGCCAGCTACTACGCGCCGGAGACGCTCAGTTCGCTGCGCCGCAAGGGCCGGCGCAAGGGTGGAGAGCTGACGCGCGAGGAGCTGAAGGAGCTGCTGCTGAGCTGCTATCTGCCGTATTCGGCCGTGCAGTTCGGGCTCTTCCCGGCGCTCTACCTGGTGTTGGGGCCGTGGGCGTCGTTCAGCGCGTTCTGCAACTCCGTGATGGCGGACGTCCTCACCAGCCTGCACACGTTCCTGGTGGTGGGACCGAACCACACGGGCGAGGACCTGTACCGGTTCGACTCGAAGCCGGAGAGCCGCGGCGAGCGCTACGTGCAGCAGGTGATTGGCAGCGCGAACTACCGCACGGGCGGGGACTTGAACGACTTCGCCCACCTGTGGCTGAACTACCAGATTGAGCACCACATCTGGCCGGACCTGCCGATGCTGAAGTACCGCGAGGTGCAGCCGCAGGTGAAGGCGCTTTGCGAGAAGTACGGCATCCCCTACGTGCAGGAGAGCGTCTGGACCCGCGCGAAGAAGATGGTGGACGTCGTGGTGGGCAAGACGTCCATGCGGAAGCTTGCGCCGAAGCGCCAGGCCCATGACGCCGGAGTGTCTGCGGCGGCCGCTCCCGCGGCGTGA